The window GTATTTAACCCATGTGTATTAAATGTGAAAATAAATaccaaatatatatgataatatctCGAAAACGTAtgaataaatattcttttaacagatttttcatatatttatatatatatattttaatgacagGTAGATTAAGTCgacccattttttttttttgacaaaatgcaaattcactccattaaattaaaacaagtctagtcgggacagatccccaactgacaatgcaatcaggttaataaacaataaaacgagctaaacaaatagccgtattgtttccagactgcttaacacaATGAATCCAAtgattcttgaaattgaaaacgaatacaaaggcttcttgagtaatccagcctacatcaatcccgaaaatggtagcttcacaatcgaccttcacaatagttccatggctgttgcggtgttcagacgactccgttgtaaaaactaagcaatgaggaacaagaatcctcgaataatgaacaactataatttgtgaaaggtgagcacatgcgatcaCCACCGTTCCAAGtataccccagctatctacatgccgggagccagctatagacatgccgaaagtattaatgatgcgataaaccagatctcccaaaactccatcccaatcattctcattgataatACAGGAAGACATAACAACCACAAATATAACACCCAAAaattgggtactaaatcaacacacgccaaaaggcgagacggaaaaacacaatcggacctttgatttcaaaagatctgatttattcagaaaacaatcaagtTGTGTCCCGATTTATATGTTCTGCGCGGGATTATAATTGGGAGGAAGTAATTTGGTGAAACTGCGGTCTTGGGCCGTTTAAATCACACAAATAACCCTAAATAATCTGGACTAGAACATGAGTGGGCCAAAACCAAAAAAACAAAACCCGGTCTATTCAGAAAAAGCCCAAAAAACCCTTCCGTAAATTACGTAAAGGTGATAGCTTAGCGTAACAGAAATAGATGAAAAACGGGCCCACCGAAATGAATGGAGGTAGAGAGGCGGTGGGGACGCGCTTAGTTGCCTTTTTCTGCTTTTGCATGTGACTCCTGCTACTCGGTGCCAGTGCCATTCCAGCTCACCGACACTAGTCTCTCCAATCAATCTAtctttctataaataatattattcattttCACTCTTCTTcttgaagctcaagaaaaaatGGCGAGACTCGTGATATTGATGCTGCTCTGTGTCCTCCCAGCCTTGGCCACTGCAAGATTCTTACATCATGCCAAGCCGTTTGTCGTGCAAGGACGTATCTATTGTGACACTTGCCGTGCTGGCTTTGAAACCTCGGCAACTACTTACATCCCTGGTACTACTTATGTTTAAACACTGtctgtttttgatttttttccaaGTGGATTAGATTAGTTTGTTGATCTTGTTTAAATGGAGTGATAGTAGCATTTTAAGGCCAgatctataattttaaaattttgtgctGTAGCCTGTAGGATCTAAAAGAACGAGGACTGAAATTCATTATTAAGGAGAATGAGaatgtcattttttttttaatattttataaatctagGGGGTGTGATTTTAACTCtgattttaaaactaaaatcaaaatccGATCGGTCTAATCCATAgattaaaaacaatccattaaaatcttaattgaataccatTTCCTAATGTCCATGTTTAGTGAGCGGGTTGAAATCTCGTGATCCAAACGGGGGATAAGGGTAGACAATGGTTGATGAGTGGCATTAATTAAGTGAGTTTTGTTGATTGCAGGGGCTAGGGTGAGAATTGAGTGCAGGGACAGGAAGAGTTTGGCACTCACCTATAGCATTGAAGGAGTCACTGATTCCACCGGAACATACAAGCTCACCGTGGCTGATGACCATCTTGATGAAGCCTGTGATGCTATGCTAGTGAGCAGTCCCGATCCGTTGTGTTCTGAACCCAATGCAGG of the Daucus carota subsp. sativus chromosome 4, DH1 v3.0, whole genome shotgun sequence genome contains:
- the LOC108219480 gene encoding pollen-specific protein C13, with product MARLVILMLLCVLPALATARFLHHAKPFVVQGRIYCDTCRAGFETSATTYIPGARVRIECRDRKSLALTYSIEGVTDSTGTYKLTVADDHLDEACDAMLVSSPDPLCSEPNAGRDKSRVILTRSNGMTSDLRFANNMGFLKSEPMTECTQVLQMYKETEDED